The following coding sequences are from one Nicotiana tomentosiformis chromosome 3, ASM39032v3, whole genome shotgun sequence window:
- the LOC104112565 gene encoding serine/threonine-protein phosphatase PP1 isozyme 3 — translation MDTAAADRIIEKLIEVRSSKPGKLVQLSESEIKQLCVASRDIFLKQPNLLELEAPIKICGDIHGQYSDLLRLFEYGGFPPKANYLFLGDYVDRGRQSLETICLLLAYKIKYPENFFLLRGNHECASINRIYGFYDECKRRFNVKLWKSFTDCFNCLPVAALIDEKILCMHGGLSPDLSSLDQIRNLPRPTAIPDTGLLCDLLWSDPGKDVKGWGMNDRGVSYTFGPDKVSEFLSKHDLDLVCRAHQVVEDGYEFFAERQLVTIFSAPNYCGEFDNAGAMMSVDENLLCSFQILKPAEKKNKFMM, via the exons ATGGACACTGCAGCAGCTGATAGGATCATTGAAAAGCTAATAGAAGTCCGATCATCGAAGCCTGGAAAGTTGGTGCAGCTGTCCGAGTCTGAAATCAAGCAACTGTGTGTTGCCTCTCGTGATATCTTCCTCAAACAGCCCAATCTCCTTGAACTTGAAGCACCCATCAAAATTTGCG GTGACATTCATGGGCAGTACAGTGACCTGTTGAGGCTTTTCGAATATGGTGGTTTTCCTCCGAAGGCTAACTACTTATTTTTAGGTGATTATGTAGATCGTGGCAGGCAGAGCTTGGAAACAATATGCCTCTTGCTTGCCTACAAGATTAAGTATCCTGAGAACTTTTTTCTGCTTAGAGGAAACCATGAATGTGCTTCAATAAATAGGATATATGGGTTCTATGACGAATGTAAGCGCCGGTTCAACGTGAAACTGTGGAAATCCTTTACGGACTGTTTCAATTGTCTTCCTGTGGCAGCACTTATTGATGAGAAGATACTATGCATGCATGGGGGTCTCTCGCCTGATCTTTCTAGCTTGGATCAGATAAGAAACTTACCACGTCCAACTGCCATCCCCGATACCGGTTTGCTTTGTGATTTACTTTGGTCAGATCCTGGTAAAGATGTGAAGGGGTGGGGGATGAACGATAGAGGAGTTTCATACACCTTTGGCCCTGATAAAGTTTCTGAGTTTTTGTCAAAGCATGACTTGGACCTTGTCTGTCGTGCCCATCAG gtcGTGGAAGATGGTTATGAATTCTTTGCTGAGAGGCAGCTTGTCACCATTTTTTCAGCGCCCAACTACTGTGGAGAGTTTGACAATGCCGGTGCTATGATGAGTGTTGATGAAAACTTGTTGTGCTCTTTCCAAATTCTTAAGCCAGCTGAGAAGAAAAATAAGTTTATGATGTGA